The genomic stretch GTGCCCGACGACCTCGACCCGCAGGGCGCGGCTGCCCGGCTCGACGGCCTGGTTGACCTAGCCCGCGCCGCCTTGGGTCGCGGCGGCTTCACCGACCCAACGCCCATTTCTGAAGCCGCCGCCCAAGTCAGCCGGGCCCTGCGCCAAGTTGCTGGCCCTTTCCGCCGCGGCTAGGGGGTTGGTGAATAATGCGCGCCGAAACGAGGATCGTCACCAGGTGATGCATCGCCAGGCGGAGGTCTGCCCCGCTAGCAGAGCTAACGGGGTACGGCCGACAACGAAGCGAGGCGCCGCCTGGGGGCGACCGCAGCCGGCGGGAATTGTTCACCAGCCCCCTAATCACGTTCGACTAGACCGTGGGCGATGACCAGGTCGCCGCGGTAGAAGACGGCCGATTGCCCGGCCGCCAGGGCGCCGATGGGCTGGTCCAGCGCAACGTTTCCACGGTCTTGTTCCTGCCAGGTCAGGTGACAGGGATAGACCCGGCCATGGGCTCTAACCTGGACTTCGGTTTCGAAGACCGGCCCTGGCTGGGGCACCAGCCAGCTCAACTGAGACAAGCCAAATGACTCCACTGCTAGGTCCTCGGCCAAGCCAACCCGGACCAGGCCACCAGGCACGTCGACCGCGGTGACGTAGCGCGGCCGGCCTGTCGGGTCCGGATCGCCCAGCGCCAAGCCTCGGCGCTGTCCCACTGTGAAACCGTAGGCACCATCGTGATGGCCTACCACTGTGCCAGTTTGGTCTAGAACAACCCCCGCCTGCGCGCCAAGGCGCTGGCGCAAGAAACCTTGGACATCGCCATCGGCAATGAAGCAGATGTCGACTGAATCGGGTTTGGCCGCCGCCGGCAGGCCAAGGCTCCGGGCCTGGGCCCTAACCTCAGCCTTTGAGGTCATGTCGCCTAAGGGAAAGAGGCAACGGCTTAACACCTTGGCTTCCACCGCCGCCAGCACATAGGACTGATCCTTGGCCCGGTCTTTGGACCGGCGCAGCTGGACTTGATCATCCTTTAGGCAAAGCCGGGCATAGTGGCCAGTACAAATGGCATCAAACCCGAGGGCCGTAGCTTTGGTTTGCAGCAACCTGAGCTTAATCAGCCGGTTGCAGCGGACACACGGATTTGGAGTCCGCCCGGCAGCGTATTCGGCCACGAAGCCCTCGACCACTTGCTCTTCAAATTGCTTTGAGGCGTCCCAAACCTGAAAGTCGATACCAAGTATGTCCGCCACGGCCCGAGCCTCGTTGGCCTCATCCACCTGGCCACTGTTTTCGCCGTTGGCCCGGCTTTTGGACGCAGTCCGGTTCAGGGCCAAGTAGGCTCCGGTCACCTGGTGGCCAGCATGAACCATAGCGGCGGCCGCCACCGCCGAATCGACGCCG from Micrococcales bacterium encodes the following:
- the mnmA gene encoding tRNA 2-thiouridine(34) synthase MnmA, which produces MRVLAALSGGVDSAVAAAAMVHAGHQVTGAYLALNRTASKSRANGENSGQVDEANEARAVADILGIDFQVWDASKQFEEQVVEGFVAEYAAGRTPNPCVRCNRLIKLRLLQTKATALGFDAICTGHYARLCLKDDQVQLRRSKDRAKDQSYVLAAVEAKVLSRCLFPLGDMTSKAEVRAQARSLGLPAAAKPDSVDICFIADGDVQGFLRQRLGAQAGVVLDQTGTVVGHHDGAYGFTVGQRRGLALGDPDPTGRPRYVTAVDVPGGLVRVGLAEDLAVESFGLSQLSWLVPQPGPVFETEVQVRAHGRVYPCHLTWQEQDRGNVALDQPIGALAAGQSAVFYRGDLVIAHGLVERD